A stretch of Colletotrichum lupini chromosome 2, complete sequence DNA encodes these proteins:
- a CDS encoding MIF4G domain-containing protein: MASADVGSPSFERRERDGEMENDRDGGDRRHHRDNRDNDRPRNRDRDRTDSYRPAPKEQRRPTPPMKTEEEKQAIAKAEYEKLLSMRSGGTYIPPARLRALQAQITDKSSKEYQRLMWEALKKSINGLINKVNYSNIKHIVPELFGENLIKGRGLFCRSIMKAQAASLPFTPVFAAMVAIVNTKLPAVGELLVKRLIMSFRKGFKRSDKAVCVSSTTFLAHLVNHQVAHERLAGQMLLLLLHKPTDDSVEIAVNFMREVGQHLQDMQPAIALAVWDQLRNVLHEADIDKRVQYMIEVLFQVRKDNFKDNPPIKEELDLVEEEDQITHMVDLDGEIDVQDGLNIFKYDAEWEEHEEAYKKLKAEILGEGSDYDDDDDDEDESSEEEDDEEEKAMEIKDQSNTDLVNLRRTIYLTVMSSIDPEEAVHKLLRVNLPAGQEAELPSMIVEICSQEKTFSKFHGLIGERFAKLNRLWTGLFEESFADYYSKIHRYETNRLRNVARFFAHLLATDAIGWHVLSVIHLNEEETTSSSRIFIKILFQDISEELGMAKLQARMKDEILQPSFTGLFPRDNPRNIRFSINYFTSIGMGALTEASREYLQNMPKPALPAPPADDSDSESVSSYSSYTGSSYSRSRSRSRTPRRAIDRKHADSRSPSPRGRGRSYSRGRSSSRSRSYSRSVSPPRKGRRDDSYSASPLRRRGRSASYSRSPSPARNGPRDRSLSVTPPPRRAARRNSSSVSRSPSPRRGRSISRSASPPPARGVPVRGRSPGQEARRPARRNSSSVSSAPRKRARYDSRSLSRSPSRGSSYDSRSRSPVDRRGPRDSRSPVALRARDGDSASAAPPRARNEGRDASYSRSPSPPPKRSLKRGSPDRGRNSRSPMSAKRRRYSDSVSRSRSPPPLKKGRR, encoded by the coding sequence ATGGCATCGGCAGACGTTGGCTCCCCGAGCTTCGAGCGCCGCGAACGCGATGGCGAAATGGAAAACGACCGCGACGGCGGCGACCGTCGGCACCACCGCGACAACCGCGACAACGATCGCCCCCGCAATCGAGACCGCGATCGCACCGATAGCTACCGCCCGGCTCCCAAAGAGCAACGACGCCCGACGCCGCCGATGAAgacggaggaggagaagcagGCCATCGCAAAGGCCGAGTACGAGAAGCTGCTGTCGATGCGGTCCGGAGGCACCTACATACCACCCGCGCGACTGAGAGCGCTGCAAGCCCAGATCACCGATAAGAGCTCCAAGGAATACCAGAGGCTGATGTGGGAGGCGCTGAAGAAGAGTATCAATGGTCTGATCAACAAGGTCAACTACTCCAACATCAAGCACATTGTTCCCGAGCTCTTTGGCGAGAACCTGATCAAGGGCCGCGGCTTGTTCTGTCGATCCATCATGAAGGCGCAGGCGGCTTCTCTACCCTTTACGCCCGTCTTCGCCGCCATGGTGGCCATTGTCAACACGAAGCTGCCTGCCGTCGGCGAGCTCCTGGTCAAGCGCCTCATCATGTCCTTCCGAAAGGGTTTCAAGCGCAGCGACAAGGCTGTCTGCGTTTCGTCCACGACATTCCTGGCGCATCTTGTCAACCACCAGGTCGCCCACGAGCGACTCGCTGGTCAGatgctccttcttctccttcacaAGCCGACGGACGACAGCGTCGAGATCGCCGTCAACTTCATGCGCGAAGTTGGACAACACTTGCAGGATATGCAGCCCGCAATCGCCCTCGCGGTCTGGGATCAGCTGAGGAATGTTCTGCACGAGGCGGATATCGACAAGCGTGTGCAGTACATGATTGAGGTGCTATTCCAGGTTCGCAAGGACAACTTCAAGGACAACCCGCCCATCAAGGAGGAACTCGACTTggttgaggaggaggatcAAATTACGCACATGGTCGACCTGGACGGTGAAATCGACGTACAGGATGGCCTCAACATCTTCAAGTACGACGCGGAGTGGGAGGAGCATGAGGAAGCTTACAAGAAGCTCAAGGCCGAGATCTTGGGCGAGGGCAGCGACTacgatgacgacgatgacgatgaggatgagagttccgaggaggaggacgacgaAGAGGAGAAGGCAATGGAGATCAAGGACCAGTCCAACACCGATTTGGTAAACCTGCGCCGTACCATCTACCTGACGGTCATGTCGTCCATCGACCCTGAGGAAGCGGTTCACAAGCTTTTGCGGGTAAACCTCCCGGCTGGCCAAGAAGCGGAGCTGCCCTCGATGATTGTCGAGATTTGCTCCCAGGAAAAGACCTTTTCAAAGTTCCACGGTCTGATTGGAGAGCGTTTCGCCAAACTTAACAGGTTATGGACCGGTCTCTTTGAAGAATCCTTTGCCGACTACTACAGCAAGATCCACCGATACGAGACCAACAGGCTTCGCAACGTTGCGCGCTTCTTTGCGCATTTGCTCGCGACCGATGCTATCGGCTGGCACGTACTCTCCGTTATTCACCTCAATGAGGAAGAGACAACGAGTAGTTCCAGAATTTTCATCAAGATTCTCTTCCAGGACATCTCTGAGGAGCTTGGTATGGCAAAACTGCAAGCTCGGATGAAGGACGAGATCCTCCAACCTAGCTTCACCGGCCTGTTCCCGCGCGACAACCCACGGAATATTCGCTTCTCCATCAACTACTTTACCAGTATTGGCATGGGTGCTCTCACAGAGGCTTCTCGCGAGTACCTGCAGAACATGCCCAAGCCAGCATTACCTGCACCACCGGCTGATGATTCCGACTCGGAGTCGGTGTCTAGCTACTCTTCGTACACGGGCTCCTCATACTCCCGCTCTCGATCAAGGTCGCGGACGCCTCGACGCGCCATTGATCGCAAGCATGCTGACTCCAGATCTCCTTCGCCCCGCGGACGGGGACGGTCATACAGCCGAGGTCGCAGCTCTAGCAGATCTCGATCTTACAGTCGTTCAGTCTCGCCTCCCAGAAAGGGACGCCGCGACGACTCGTACTCGGCGAGTCCTCTGAGAAGACGCGGTCGTTCTGCCAGCTACTCAAGATCCCCTTCTCCAGCCCGAAATGGTCCTAGGGATCGTAGTCTTAGCGTGACACCGCCACCTCGCCGAGCAGCCCGGAGGAACAGCTCAAGCGTCAGCAGATCTCCTTCGCCAAGGAGAGGACGTTCAATTTCGCGCTCTGCTAGCCCCCCGCCTGCACGAGGCGTACCTGTCCGCGGTCGTAGTCCAGGGCAAGAAGCGCGTCGCCCAGCCAGGCGGAATAGTTCGTCTGTGAGCAGCGCGCCGCGGAAACGCGCCCGCTACGACAGTCGTTCTCTTAGTCGGTCGCCGAGCCGTGGGTCATCATATGACTCGCGGTCTCGCTCTCCCGTAGACCGTCGTGGGCCGAGAGACAGCCGCTCACCTGTTGCCCTTAGGGCACGGGACGGTGACAGCGCCTCAGCAGCCCCGCCGAGAGCGAGGAACGAAGGCCGGGATGCGTCGTACTCTCGCTCGCCGAGTCCCCCGCCCAAGAGGTCACTCAAGCGGGGTTCACCGGATCGAGGTCGGAATTCGAGGAGCCCCATGAGCGCGAAGCGGAGGAGATATAGCGATTCGGTTTCGAGGTCGAGAAGCCCGCCGCCGCTGAAGAAGGGGCGGAGATGA
- a CDS encoding heterokaryon incompatibility protein, whose protein sequence is MDHPSPSADRSSGAAPPPPPGPPPPPGATTRREGDGPAGVVVISDDESSASSMSDEEGSGTDHNHDDRKRHHRDGTTPAGGRYRPHTPTPPPQRGSQQHVPPPPRGSRERDIRAERHRDLRERERDRDRDRDRDRDRDRSRGPDPRRRGGGGRGGLPPSPPLDRDQDRDRDRDRDRDRDRDRDYDRDRDSDRSLRDSPPLRDSPRLRDSPRIRERKRQSFALDEKYHGGGGEGGRSTVNGHARRQQSVPPNSANNGAKRQSITERLMSTWTAARSGAARGAGDHPPGVGAAAAAAASTLPSRRASSASTASKAFNPVGRVREWLDTCNAEHGDHCSGPPTDTWRPIWLIDSVNRCLVRARATDRYIALSYVYEPPLPSSRGPVETLRENLEVLTASMDDADIPQTILDAMWLARKLGIKYLWVDRFCIVQDDDVEREEYVKNMAYVYANAYMTIVAAAGDAESGLTGLLRRTPPPRGTAARKHEDLVLSSRWAGRAWTVQEGMYSRRKVYVFEETVTWECHCDLWQGPPGAAGGGRFSKILKGGGLGRHGGGGGPCASRTFPAATGYLHPVWPDMDEYARIAMEFSARRVTLMSDTTRALRGITTVLSRSFAGGFVFGMPVSFLDVAMLWQPRAMVRRRLMVQPVTGMNPLPSWSWLGWHYDGVPADLTLWRAAADYVQEAPAHHGKRGVERRFKSPYAFRLRSLVSYELTDRATYTPLPNDGMAYRDRRHRRTVPLPVGWSRSGGGFRYAGDPEVVFRYPVPVAEMAGGQGGGADGAIPGPGLSPFGDFALSATLLSFSTTVAYLDVDFAVARNGAPLDAKAANAVNSGNNTGPGTGLVAPGRGYGVPLAVGNIWSRTGKWCGVVTAHDSWLGLQGANHTGEEKLEFVAVSMASERGGSHVFDLDAFRDNMDEDEIVDFVNVLWVERVGGVCYRRGLGHVVQRVWDAVARDRIEVLLG, encoded by the coding sequence ATGGACCACCCGAGTCCGTCCGCCGACCGCAGCAGCGGTgcggcaccaccaccaccaccaggaccaccaccaccaccaggaGCGACGACCAGACGAGAAGGAGATGGGCCAGCTGGCGTAGTGGTAATATCCGACGACGAAAGTTCGGCCAGCTCAATGTCGGATGAGGAGGGCTCAGGTACCGACCACAACCACGACGACAGGAAGCGTCATCACCGCGACGGCACCACCCCCGCCGGCGGCAGATATAGACCCCATACACctacgccgccgccgcagcgAGGCTCACAGCAACACgttccgccgccgcctagGGGGAGCAGGGAGAGAGATATTCGTGCGGAACGGCATCGCGACTTGCGTGAACGTGAGCGTGACCGGGATAGGGACAGGGATAGGGATCGCGACCGGGATAGATCTCGGGGTCCGGACCCGAGGCGAcggggaggagggggaagAGGAGGCCTACCGCCATCACCGCCGCTGGATAGGGACCAGGATCGAGATCGGGACAGGGACAGAGACAGGGACAGGGACCGCGACAGGGACTACgacagagacagagacagTGACAGAAGTCTGCGCGACAGCCCTCCTCTGAGGGACAGCCCTCGCCTACGAGACAGCCCTCGTATAAGGGAACGAAAGCGGCAGAGCTTCGCTTTAGACGAAAAGTACCACGGCGGAGGGGGAGAAGGAGGCCGCAGCACCGTCAACGGCCACGCCAGGAGACAGCAGAGCGTGCCCCCCAACAGCGCCAACAACGGCGCAAAACGGCAATCCATCACGGAGCGGCTCATGAGCACCTGGACAGCGGCGCGGTCGGGCGCGGCGCGCGGAGCGGGGGATCATCCGCCGGGCGTCGGGGCCGCagccgcggcggcggcatccACGCTCCCCTCGCGCCGCGCATCATCGGCCTCGACGGCGAGCAAGGCGTTCAACCCCGTCGGCAGGGTGCGCGAGTGGCTCGACACGTGCAATGCCGAGCATGGCGACCACTGCTCCGGCCCGCCGACGGATACGTGGCGGCCGATATGGCTGATTGACTCGGTGAACCGGTGTCTCGTGCGCGCGAGGGCGACGGATCGGTATATCGCGCTCAGCTACGTCTACGAGCCGCCGCTGCCTTCATCGCGGGGTCCCGTGGAGACGTTGCGGGAGAACCTCGAAGTGTTGACGGCGAGCATGGATGACGCGGATATCCCGCAGACGATTCTGGATGCCATGTGGTTGGCAAGGAAGCTGGGGATTAAGTACCTCTGGGTCGACCGGTTTTGTATAGTGCAGGACGACGACGTGGAGAGGGAGGAGTACGTCAAGAATATGGCATACGTGTACGCCAACGCCTACATGACCATCGTGGCGGCCGCGGGCGACGCCGAGTCCGGGCTGACGGGGTTGTTGCGGaggacgccgccgccgagggGCACCGCGGCGAGGAAGCACGAAGATTTGGTGCTCTCGTCGCGGTGGGCGGGGCGGGCGTGGACAGTGCAGGAGGGCATGTACTCGCGGCGGAAGGTGTACGTTTTCGAGGAGACGGTGACGTGGGAGTGCCACTGCGACTTGTGGCAAGGGCCGCCGGGCGCAGCGGGCGGCGGCAGGTTCAGCAAGATCCTCAAGGGCGGAGGGCTGGGGAggcacggcggcggcggggggCCGTGTGCGTCGAGGACGTTCCCCGCGGCGACGGGGTACCTGCACCCCGTGTGGCCCGACATGGACGAGTACGCGCGGATCGCGATGGAGTTTAGCGCGCGGCGGGTGACGCTCATGTCGGATACCACGAGGGCGCTGCGGGGCATCACGACGGTGCTGTCGCGGTCGTTTGCAGGCGGCTTCGTGTTCGGTATGCCGGTGAGCTTCCTGGACGTCGCGATGCTGTGGCAGCCGAGGGCGATGGTGCGGCGGCGGCTGATGGTGCAGCCCGTGACCGGGATGAACCCGCTGCCGTCGTGGAGCTGGCTCGGGTGGCACTACGACGGCGTGCCCGCGGACCTGACGCTCtggcgggcggcggcggattACGTCCAGGAGGCGCCTGCGCATCACGGCAAGAGGGGCGTGGAGAGAAGGTTCAAGAGCCCTTACGCGTTCCGGTTGCGGTCGTTGGTGAGCTATGAGCTCACGGACCGGGCGACGTATACGCCGTTGCCGAACGATGGGATGGCGTACCGGGATCGGAGGCATCGGAGGACGGTGCCGTTGCCTGTTGGGTGGTCGAGGAGCGGTGGCGGGTTCCGGTATGCGGGGGATCCGGAGGTTGTGTTTCGGTACCCGGTGCCCGTGGCGGAGATGGCTGGCGgacaaggaggaggagcggACGGAGCCATCCCGGGGCCGGGATTGTCGCCGTTTGGGGACTTTGCGCTGAGCGCCACGCTGCTTTCGTTCAGCACGACGGTGGCGTACCTGGACGTCGACTTCGCCGTGGCTAGGAACGGGGCGCCGCTCGATGCGAAAGCGGCCAACGCGGTGAACTCAGGGAACAACACGGGGCCTGGCACGGGCTTGGTGGCGCCCGGACGAGGGTACGGCGTCCCGTTGGCGGTAGGGAATATCTGGTCGAGGACGGGCAAGTGGTGCGGCGTGGTGACGGCGCACGATAGCTGGTTGGGCTTGCAGGGGGCGAATCATACGGGGGAGGAAAAGCTCGAGTTCGTGGCCGTGTCGATGGCGAGCGAGAGAGGGGGGAGTCATGTGTTTGACCTGGATGCGTTCCGGGATAACATGGACGAGGACGAGATTGTGGACTTTGTTAATGTGCTCTGGGTGGAGAGGGTTGGCGGGGTGTGTTACCGGAGGGGGCTTGGACATGTTGTGCAGAGGGTGTGGGATGCGGTTGCGAGAGACCGGATCGAGGTTCTTCTTGGATAG
- a CDS encoding dolichol phosphate-mannose biosynthesis regulatory protein has product MSGTLVGFAMLVAASVIFTYYSIWTLLMPFVDEGHPLQSFFPARVWAIRIPVILILLGSAVVGSFLGTVMIRSNRKKAAKAKAAAKKKA; this is encoded by the exons ATG AGCGGAACTCTCGTCGGCTTCGCCATGCTCGTGGCTGCCTCTGTCATCTTCACATACTACTCCATCTGGACCCTGCTCATG CCCTTCGTCGACGAGGGCCACCCTCTCCAGAGCTTCTTCCCTGCGCGCGTTTGGGCCATCCGTATTCCCGTCATTCTCATCCTCCTCGGTTCCGCCGTTGTCGGTTCCTTCCTAGGCACCGTCATGATCCGCAGCAACAGGAAGAAGGCTGCCAAGGCTAAGGCTGCcgcgaagaagaaggcgtaa
- a CDS encoding PHD-finger domain-containing protein, with translation MASTEDGADAMDIEVSPKNRTSVEHDIHQSLGSISNSVESLEMRADPDAQATVTDFLDFTEYLPSDMTRSLTLIGKLDQTYTEASINVHNLTSTWGKLPSIPAEERPSPVQLRADISDSLNHAVSSRVYAHAEAVRMSENVNRHYNRANTILAKLKNLLENYPAEEQKSPVATSKSQLVRAPRVMRNGDGEKVRRPRIPRITVPGEVLPPYDQFVAYSDDSDESSEEEDDESLGRTPARTTPAPRIKVVKTPKARPPKTPKAASSARPPKSAAGLAAAATPAVVLQPPPENGVIGSADAPWLQLTPWELARLRKRMKKNATWSPSDTMILRELKTLGRGIDAYKEAKKKAEDEGRVFDQVPAALAPDAEAGNKPIPEGAISAAALASDDIQLSNRGMKLNEAKKLKRESLAKQAAEEAEESARQFREAARLLMSHEASSSSAANNTNTTTTTTTTTNNNTTTPSTANNTTTNTAAEQPKGASKAKTPAKPKPNGNKRKRDSIPEAEAEKPEQPPVETPAPRPAPKRTKTETPVPLPHLRASLAAQPLTESTIPPPVLTPGGTAVTPKMTTPVPIPVPGQDGSATTGTGPAAAKPANTSAPASSPTGSVGPPASVASTAPASILTKLPAETPIPPPILSPKKSTTPILPPVRDSAARRETRGDMAKKNQQQLDNPTPVPAPQVPQAQRSSSAAPSIKQSSSRAATPGTTPVPDGQGRRPSSRGKAMSQEPQPSLATDRPRRASTARNTPAPEQRQQSKRTRKPVPGIVSKTNAGGSSAVGKRKAAPKKKRAQKKEKGQPIEIELEEDDEGNPIDPKEPRYCDCNRVSFGEMIACDNENCDKEWFHLECMGMTHIPARTTKWYCPDCRLRLNIGEKGEINARGVKA, from the exons ATGGCCTCTACCGAGGACGGCGCAGACGCCATGGACATTGAGGTGTCGCCCAAAAACAGGACCTCGGTCGAACACGATATACACCAGTCGCTCGGTTCCATCAGCAACTCCGTCGAGTCACTCGAGATGCGCGCCGATCCAGACGCGCAAGCTACCGTCACCGACTTCCTGGATTTTACCGAATACCTTCCTTCCGATATGACGCGATCATTGACTCTGATCGGCAAGCTCGACCAAACATACACCGAAGCGTCAATCAACGTTCACAACCTTACCTCGACCTGGGGAAAGCTACCCAGCATTCCCGCTGAGGAGCGCCCATCTCCTGTACAGTTACGCGCAGATATTTCCGACAGCCTGAACCATGCGGTCAGCTCTCGGGTTTACGCGCATGCCGAGGCAGTCCGCATGTCTGAGAACGTCAACCGTCACTATAATCGTGCAAACACGATACTAGCCAAGTTAAAGAACCTGCTGGAAAATTATCCGGCAGAAGAACAAAAGAGCCCTGTGGCGACCTCCAAATCTCAGCTTGTCAGAGCGCCGCGGGTGATGCGAAATGGAGATGGCGAGAAGGTTCGAAGGCCACGGATACCCAGGATTACTGTGCCTGGCGAAGTGCTACCGCCATACGACCAGTTTGTGGCGTACTCGGACGACAGCGACGAGAGCTCTGAAGAGGAAGATGACGAATCTTTGGGGCGCACGCCAGCTCGGACGACACCAGCACCGCGTATCAAAGTTGTCAAGACCCCCAAGGCGAGGCCACCAAAGACCCCAAAGGCTGCGTCCTCAGCGCGACCTCCCAAATCTGCTGCGGGCCTGGCTGCTGCGGCAACTCCCGCTGTTGTGCTGCAACCTCCGCCAGAGAACGGCGTGATAGGAAGCGCGGATGCCCCCTGGTTGCAGTTGACGCCATGGGAACTTGCGAGGCTTAGAAAGCGGATGAAGAAGAATGCAACATGGAGTCCTAGTGATACTATGATTTTGCGAGAACTCAAGACGCTCGGCCGTGGCATTGATGCCTACAAGGAGGCAAAAAAGAAGGCTGAAGACGAGGGCAGAGTTTTTGACCAGGTGCCTGCGGCTCTGGCCCCTGATGCTGAAGCCGGTAACAAACCAATCCCGGAAGGTGCCATTAGCGCCGCTGCGCTTGCGTCCGATGATATCCAGCTGAGCAATCGGGGCATGAAGCTCAACGAGGCCAAGAAGCTTAAGCGAGAGTCGCTGGCTAAACAGGCTGCAGAAGAGGCGGAAGAATCAGCCAGACAGTTTAGGGAAGCTGCAAGACTTTTGATGTCTCACGAAGCATCGTCATCATCGGCCGCGAACAACAcaaacaccaccaccaccaccaccaccactaccAACAACAATACTACCACGCCTTCTACTGCAAATAATACTACAACCAACACAGCTGCAGAACAGCCGAAAGGCGCAAGCAAAGCGAAGACTCCAGCGAAGCCAAAACCCAACGGCAACAAGCGGAAGAGAGATTCTATCCCAGAGGCTGAGGCCGAGAAGCCTGAGCAGCCGCCAGTTGAGACACCAGCGCCTCGTCCCGCTCCAAAGCGCACCAAGACGGAGACCCCAGTCCCGCTTCCTCATCTAAGAGCCAGTCTCGCTGCGCAACCTCTAACAGAGTCTACTATACCACCTCCTGTTCTTACACCAGGCGGTACTGCGGTCACTCCCAAGATGACAACCCCAGTGCCGATTCCTGTTCCCGGACAAGATGGCTCGGCGACCACAGGCACTGGCCCTGCGGCTGCGAAGCCAGCGAACACTTCCGCGCCGGCCTCTTCGCCGACTGGTTCGGTTGGGCCCCCGGCGTCAGTCGCAAGCACTGCTCCGGCAAGTATACTGACCAAGCTACCCGCGGAGACGCCAATACCGCCACCCATCTTGTCCCCCAAGAAGTCCACCACGCCCATCCTTCCTCCGGTCCGTGACTCTGCAGCTCGAAGGGAAACAAGGGGCGATATGGCAAAGAAGAATCAGCAGCAACTGGACAACCCCACACCAGTGCCGGCGCCGCAGGTTCCGCAAGCACAGCGCTCGTCATCTGCAGCGCCTTCGATCAAACAATCAAGCTCGCGTGCGGCGACACCAGGCACTACACCGGTGCCCGACGGCCAAGGGAGACGTCCTAGCTCGCGAGGAAAAGCTATGAGTCAAGAGCCACAGCCTTCGCTAGCAACTGACCGACCCCGTCGCGCTAGTACCGCGCGGAATACGCCAGCTCCCGAGCAGCGACAGCAGAGCAAGAGGACTAGAAAGCCTGTGCCTGGTATCGTCAGCAAGACCAACGCTGGAGGCAGCAGTGCCGTGGGTAAGCGAAAAGCGGCTCCCAAGAAGAAACGCGCTcagaaaaaggaaaagggccAGCCGATCGAGATCGAGTTGGAAGAAGACGACGAAGGTAACCCAATCGACCCGAAAGAGCCACGATACTGCGACTGCAACAGAGTCAGCTTTGGCGAGATGATTGCGTGCGACAATGAA AATTGCGATAAGGAATGGTTCCATCTAGAGTGCATGGGTATGACCCATATTCCTGCGCGGACGACAAAGTGGTACTGCCCCGACTGTCGCCTTCGTCTGAATATTGGGGAGAAGGGCGAGATTAATGCTAGGGGGGTTAAAGCTTGA